Proteins found in one Mytilus edulis chromosome 2, xbMytEdul2.2, whole genome shotgun sequence genomic segment:
- the LOC139512027 gene encoding flavin-containing monooxygenase 5-like, protein MTKRIAVIGAGASGLPAIKCCLDEGLIPVCFELSENIGGLWNYTPEARDGRGTVMKSTVINVSKELMAFSDFPIPKEFPMFMHNTLVQKYLEMYAEQFNLLRHVQFQKEVVWCEPTVDFEKTGKWTLKIKDIKSGIITNEIFDGVMAATGHHAVPLLPTFEGQDLFKGRTLHAVMYRDSLEFSGKRVLIIGIGNSGADIACELSRVSSKVVLSTRSGSWVIQRIGDKGMPFDMLGTTRAVQYFQKCLPLSLLNSLTERQINARFDHEKYGIKPNYPPRAQDPLISDEFHLKIANGLVQIRPNVKHFTETRVVFVDGSVYDDIDVVIFATGYKIGFPYVDKKVTESRDNVVDLYKFIFPPNLTKPTFCVIGCVQPLGSITPVSELQSRVATRVLKGEVQLPTSKQMWDEIYQKRQELAKNYTYSLRHTVMVEFIDYLDELAEIIGCKPRLCKLWLTDPRLAYACTFYPCAAYQYRLMGPLPWKGARDAIFTQWERTLFPLKHRTMKDANETHSRFQYFVVLCVSVFAFLTYIIFLGHM, encoded by the exons GTGGATTGTGGAATTATACACCCGAAGCACGAGATGGACGAGGTACGGTTATGAAATCTACGGTCATCAATGTCAGCAAGGAACTTATGGCTTTCAGCGACTTCCCTATTCCGAAAGAATTTCCAATGTTTATGCACAATACCCTCGTTCAGAAATACCTGGAAATGTATGCTGAACAGTTCAATCTTCTACGACACGTGCAGTTTCAGAAAGAG GTAGTGTGGTGTGAACCAACCGTTGATTTTGAGAAAACAGGAAAATGGAcacttaaaataaaagatattaaaagcGGAATAATCACCAATGAAATATTTGATGGTGTTATGGCGGCTACAGGTCACCATGCAGTTCCACTTCTGCCTACTTTTGAGGGTCAGGACTTATTTAAAGGACGAACTCTACATGCTGTGATGTACAGAGACTCGTTAGAATTTTCTGGAAAACGTGTACTAATCATCGGTATAGGAAATTCTGGTGCCGATATTGCATGTGAACTCAGTCGTGTTAGTTCAAAG GTCGTTCTAAGTACTAGAAGTGGAAGTTGGGTTATTCAGAGGATAGGAGATAAAGGGATGCCATTTGATATGCTTGGGACAACAAGAGCAGTTCAGTACTTCCAAAAATGTTTGCCTCTCTCATTATTGAACAGCTTAACAGAGAGGCAGATTAACGCACGATTTGATCATGAGAAATATGGGATAAAGCCAAATTATCCTCCAAGAGCACAGGACCCCTTAATTAgtgatgaatttcatttgaaaatagCAAATGGGCTAGTTCAGATAAGACCAAATGTTAAACATTTCACCGAAACTAGAGTAGTCTTTGTTGACGGATCGGTGTATGATGATATAGACGTTGTAATATTTGCGACTGGATATAAAATAGGATTTCCTTATGTTGACAAAAAAGTTACGGAATCTAGAGATAACGTAGTGGACctgtataaatttatttttccgccaaatttaactaaaccaACTTTCTGTGTTATTGGATGTGTCCAGCCGTTGGGATCAATTACTCCAGTATCCGAACTACAGAGCAGGGTTGCTACACGTGTTTTAAAG GGAGAAGTGCAATTGCCGACCAGCAAGCAGATGTGGGATGAAATCTACCAGAAAAGACAGGAACTAGCCAAGAATTATACTTATTCATTACGACACACTGTCATGGTGGAATTTATTGATTATCTCGATGAATTAGCAGAAATAATAGGTTGCAAACCTCGACTGT gtAAATTGTGGCTCACAGATCCCAGGTTGGCCTATGCCTGTACTTTTTATCCATGTGCAGCATACCAGTACCGTCTAATGGGACCACTTCCATGGAAAGGAGCTAGAGACGCCATCTTTACACAATGGGAGAGAACTCTTTTCCCATTGAAACACCGAACCATGAAAGATGCAAATGAAACGCATTCAAGATTTCAATATTTTGTAGTATTATGTGTCTCGGTTTTTGCTTTTCTgacatacataatatttttaGGACATATGTAA
- the LOC139512028 gene encoding innexin unc-7-like: protein MISKYFKPVINYSSWADRFSSIWTFLAFIIIALVAAWRHHVGPNVSCYLPYGLRYQPNFTSEMSKYIHDRCWSARQLTVYYPEHRYEYAVVSDEYYNRRKDSRRTLYQWLPVIIACQALFFRLPDVLLRVFDSLFGYGSSKIVGLVRGYKSLSAIDRTALARELANYFNVIFASRTLKKIGILAVVIIFVKILFFANALTQLILLDGYLSPTNESSYGQHIVDGIISRNYSEIDPSPSFPREVYCYVNLHRFIPNLNHTLQCSVPVNEFNEQICFFMWVWLLVVCVAAALSLVVFIIKGFVPIFRERFILKYLKMASLAPSKTQTATFTNSVIGQDGILLLKLIREVSSDILVRDIVVKIWYLHYIEPRSKDQSVQYPDKSTGYKV, encoded by the exons atgatttcaaaatatttcaaaccaGTTATCAACTACAGTAGTTGGGCCGACAGATTTAGCAGTATATGGACATTTCTTGCCTTTATAATAATTGCGCTTGTTGCAGCATGGCGTCACCACGTCGGACCAAATGTGTCATGCTACTTACCATATGGACTGAGATATCAGCCGAATTTTACATCAGAAATGTCCAAGTATATACACGATAGGTGTTGGTCCGCTCGACAATTGACAGTATACTATCCAGAACACCGATACGAGTACGCCGTTGTTTCTGACGAATATTATAATCGAAGGAAAGATAGCAGACGTACACTTTACCAGTGGTTACCTGTCATTATTGCTTGCCAGGCCTTGTTCTTTAGGTTACCAGATGTGCTTTTGCGAGTATTTGATTCACTGTTTGGATATGGCTCCTCAAAGATAGTAGGACTTGTACGTGGATATAAATCCTTGTCCGCCATTGACAGGACAGCGTTGGCAAGAGAATTGGCAAATTATTTTAACGTTATATTTGCATCACGGACATTAAAGAAGATTGGGATATTAGCTGTTGTAATCATTTTtgtgaaaattttgttttttgccaATGCCTTAACTCAACTTATTCTTCTCGACGGATATTTATCTCCCACGAATGAATCTTCTTATGGACAGCATATTGTTGATGGCATTATCAGCAGGAACTATTCCGAAATAGATCCCTCACCATCGTTTCCACGTGAAGTTTATTGCTATGTCAATCTCCATCGGTTCATTCCCAACTTGAACCATACGTTGCAATGTTCAGTACCTGTCAATGAATTCAATGAGCAAATATGTTTCTTCATGTGGGTCTGGTTACTGGTAGTTTGTGTAGCAGCTGCTCTCAGTCTTGTTGTCTTTATTATCAAGGGATTCGTACCTATTTTCAGAGAACG ATTCATACTTAAATACCTGAAGATGGCCAGTCTTGCACCATCTAAGACTCAAACGGCAACATTCACCAATTCAGTCATTGGACAAGATGGAATCCTTCTTTTAAAACTGATCAGGGAAGTCTCGTCTGATATTCTCGTACGAGACATAGTTGTCAAAATCTGGTACCTTCATTATATAGAACCTAGGAGCAAGGATCAGAGTGTTCAATATCCTGATAAATCTACCGGTTACAAAGTTTAA
- the LOC139512029 gene encoding monocarboxylate transporter 13-like, which produces MKLTDIDQGYSWVILFFCTINYSIVAGAMKSIGVLYTELLDYYDAGTGNTAWISGVNIFVALALAPFANFFGERYTYRAVMITGSCLILIGHTSSAFVPNIEWLYFTYGIVTGTGYSLIMAPSATVMNFYFKEKRSFANGVMVGSSGFCGMGFPYLYRFLFDTFSLHGALLIIGAIFFNTCAASLCLRQPPMLTQRKRVREKRRESLINMSAEDRKRIVKVGLFENKRFTIYLMAVCFQLANFGGNLVALPGQVRSLQLGKETIALSVSLVGASEIVCRIFLGWVGDLNIMKRTTILMICSLGSCVSAICIPFVLCQESLFVYAVLVALFSGSAWSLVGVIVIDCVGLKDFSPGFGLVYMGVAISTLLTQPLAGWLEDITGNWDMSFRFNGFLSGAAFLLCLLEYLFGNMCSRKMTEEEKSNDCKKTAYPEIVLQCTEKKIEKEKENTRF; this is translated from the exons TTTGCACAATCAATTATTCAATTGTTGCTGGCGCTATGAAGTCTATTGGAGTTCTGTATACAGAATTGTTAGATTATTACGACGCTGGCACTGGAAATACAGCTTGGATATCCGGAGTTAATATATTTGTTGCTCTTGCACTAG CACCATTTGCAAACTTTTTTGGAGAGAGATATACGTATCGAGCAGTTATGATTACTGGGAGCTgtctcattttgataggtcacacTTCAAGTGCTTTTGTGCCTAATATAGAGTGGCTCTATTTTACATATGGGATAGTTACAG gGACTGGATATTCACTGATAATGGCTCCCAGTGCAAccgttatgaatttttattttaaagagaaaAGAAGTTTTGCTAATGGTGTAATGGTAGGCAGCAGTGGCTTCTGTGGTATGGGATTTCCATATCTTTACCGATTCCTATTTGATACATTTAGTTTACATGGTGCCTTATTGATAATTGGTGCTATATTCTTTAATACATGTGCTGCAAGTTTGTGTTTGCGCCAACCACCAATGTTGACACAAAGAAAAAGAGTtagagaaaaaagaagagaatCATTGATCAATATGTCGGCAGAAGACAGAAAAAGAATTGTCAAGGTTGGACTATTCGAAAACAAAAGGTTTACTATTTACCTTATGGCGGTATGTTTCCAACTTGCCAATTTTGGTGGAAATCTTGTTGCACTACCAGGACAAGTGCGATCGCTTCAGTTGGGAAAAGAAACAATTGCACTTTCTGTCTCATTAGTTGGTGCATCAGAAATTGTATGCAGAATATTTTTAGGGTGGGTAGGCGACTTGAACATCATGAAACGAACTACGATATTAATGATATGTTCTTTAGGCAGCTGCGTGTCTGCCATTTGCATTCCTTTTGTATTATGTCAGGAGTCTTTATTTGTGTATGCCGTACTTGTGGCTTTGTTTTCTGGATCTGCATGGAGTTTAGTTGGAGTAATTGTGATAGACTGTGTAGGACTTAAAGACTTTTCCCCTGGTTTTGGACTTGTGTACATGGGAGTGGCTATATCCACCTTATTAACCCAACCTCTTGCAG GTTGGTTGGAGGACATAACGGGTAACTGGGATATGTCGTTCCGTTTTAATGGTTTCCTAAGTGGGGCTGCCTTCTTACTATGTTTACTAGAATATTTATTCGGCAACATGTGCAGCAGGAAGATGACAGAGGAAGAGAAATCGAATGATTGCAAAAAGACTGCCTACCCAGAAATAGTTTTGCAATGTACAGAAAAGAAAATcgaaaaggaaaaggaaaacaCTAGATTCTAA